The Vibrio marisflavi CECT 7928 region GACTGGCATTGTTAATGGCAGCTTCAATTTTAGCGCGATTGCGGATAATCGCACTATTTTGCATCAACCGTTCAACATCATCTTGAGTAAATGTCGCCACTTTTTTGTAGTCGAAATCAGCGAATGCTTCTCGGTAGCCTTCTCTTCGTTTGAGAATGGTATACCAGCTCAGCCCTGCTTGAGCGGATTCTAGTAGCAAAAACTCAAACATCTTTTTATCATCGTGAACAGGTACTCCCCATTCTTTATCATGATATTCCACGTAATCTGGCTTGGACAAATCAACCCAAGGGCACCGTTCGCACATAGCTGTTACCTCTACTGATTATTGGTCTAGATTACTTTAGCCGATGACTGGAACATGACGCAACAAAGCGGGACTCGCTTTCCACTATAGCTTGCTAAATTCCTTGTCCACTTTAAATGCTTCTGAAGTCACGTATGCTTCAATGCCGCGCAATTGTAATTCCATTTTATCTAAATCAGCAGATAGGGTGTCTAACAAGTCCGTAGGTGTTTGGCCTTTTTGCCAAGGTTTACTTTTGAGCACATGTTCTTGTTTGGTTTTAATCGATTCCGCGTATTCTGTTGGCTGCTTGTCTAGCATAAGTGTCATGGCAATGTAGGCCAGAACCACCAGAAATAAGCCTCCCAATACAGCAGCAGAAATAAATAGGATCCGCACTATCCAAACTTCCAAACCAAAATAGTTTGCAAGCCCTGCGCATACACCAGAAATTTTCCCGTTAACCGTATCTCGATAGAGAGCTTTACTCATATCTACGCCTCCAGTTCGGTGTTTCAGAATCTAAAATGCGCTCTAATGTATCAATT contains the following coding sequences:
- a CDS encoding DNA-3-methyladenine glycosylase I, yielding MCERCPWVDLSKPDYVEYHDKEWGVPVHDDKKMFEFLLLESAQAGLSWYTILKRREGYREAFADFDYKKVATFTQDDVERLMQNSAIIRNRAKIEAAINNASRFMEVQQEFGSFSEYMWGFVDNKVVVNDIETIDDYVATSPISDALSKDLKKRGFKFIGSTIIYSHLQAAGLINDHSNQCFRKKEVMALTKS
- the pspC gene encoding envelope stress response membrane protein PspC — encoded protein: MSKALYRDTVNGKISGVCAGLANYFGLEVWIVRILFISAAVLGGLFLVVLAYIAMTLMLDKQPTEYAESIKTKQEHVLKSKPWQKGQTPTDLLDTLSADLDKMELQLRGIEAYVTSEAFKVDKEFSKL